The following proteins are co-located in the Saccharomyces kudriavzevii IFO 1802 strain IFO1802 genome assembly, chromosome: 6 genome:
- the MSH4 gene encoding MutS family protein MSH4 (similar to Saccharomyces cerevisiae MSH4 (YFL003C); ancestral locus Anc_8.73), which produces MSESNLSSFISTKYFNLRSAANSSNPISKQGTKKNKRNRKSPTNSSSCTFKKKTLQTAQTIWEDGERGLSHSRYLMNGSVASRTTTSLSRYSTNASLLGPSVDCVLCCIYEVPRDISTRIGLCIINCNTGQMYLSDFMDSQIYIRVVHKLQIYQPTDILIPSNSLTPTVSKLATMIKFNVNETVKIEEGSRKCFNSQDGLAAITKYLIDDTKKCLKIEELIDKPFALCAASAAVSYMEEIISKNTRNLNAFRKLRIQFEGTENTMLIDSKTARGLELVENKLDKNGISLWKFLDSTSTRMGQRSLRNNILQPLTDKESIEMRLEALEELEAKDDLLQDLRLEMKSLPDLDKLFSRLLCVNHSAIKSDQRINYVLLLKETLQSVKSLKNILNNEPTKSRLITETKRIFNNDANMEIERLINGSINEDCVWASSAIQLLNQRSYAVKSDSNGLLDVSRQIYQEVKEEFFREVDDLRSKNKINLDHNYDSARGFYLRIKRQDFTEDITSLPEIFISRTIKKNYIECTTLNIIKKNSRLKGAMEEILLLSEQTVNELLDKIAAHISELFMIAEAVAILDLVCSFAHNLKENNYIIPTFGKNLLIQDSRHPLLEKVIKNFVPNTISSTKNSSSLQIITGCNMSGKSVYLKQVALICIMAQMGSGISARYGSFPIFKRLHARVCNDTMELTSSNFGFEMKEMAYFLDDINSDTLLILDELGRGSSVADGFCVSLAVTEHLLRTGTTVFLSTHFQDIPEIMSKKPAVSHLHMDAVVLNDNSIKMRYHLTQKSVTIENSGIKAVDKIFSPNIIEEAYNIHSGLQIAKARTEKNKDSGDVVDEEAINQIKRIHNLVAILKECAENEKEPLALEKLREINSEFIEKFEG; this is translated from the coding sequence ATGAGCGAATCTAACCTATCTAGTTTTATCAGcacaaaatattttaatttGAGGTCGGCGGCTAATTCTTCAAACCCTATTTCGAAGCAAGGtacgaagaagaataaaaggAATCGAAAATCGCCAACTAATAGTTCTAGTTGcaccttcaaaaaaaagacgcTTCAAACAGCACAGACGATATGGGAAGATGGCGAAAGAGGCTTATCGCATAGTCGTTATTTAATGAACGGCTCAGTGGCGTCCAGAACAACAACTTCCCTAAGTCGATACAGCACCAATGCTTCGCTCCTCGGGCCCAGTGTTGATTGTGTTCTCTGTTGCATATACGAAGTTCCAAGAGACATCAGTACCCGAATTGGACTATGTATTATCAACTGTAACACGGGACAGATGTACCTTTCCGACTTCATGGATTCACAGATTTACATTCGTGTAGTCCACAAGCTCCAAATATACCAACCTACAGATATACTGATTCCAAGTAATTCTTTAACACCAACAGTGTCGAAATTGGCAACAATGATAAAATTTAACGTAAATGAGACTGTTAAAATCGAGGAGGGTTCACGAAAGTGCTTTAACAGTCAAGATGGATTGGCGGCAATCACGAAGTATTTAATAGACGATACAAAAAAGTGCTTAaagattgaagaattgataGACAAACCTTTTGCTCTTTGTGCTGCATCCGCTGCTGTAAGCTACATGGAAGAGATCATATCTAAAAACACACGGAATTTGAATGCGTTTCGCAAATTACGTATTCAGTTTGAGGGAACAGAAAACACAATGCTGATTGATTCTAAAACAGCGAGGGGTCTAGAACTTGTAGAAAATAAGTTGGATAAAAACGGTATATCGCTGtggaaatttttggatTCGACGTCAACTAGAATGGGACAAAGATCACTTCGGAACAATATTCTTCAGCCATTAACTGATAAGGAAAGCATTGAGATGAGATTAGAGGCTCTGGAAGAATTAGAGGCTAAGGACGATCTCTTACAAGATCTACGACTGGAAATGAAATCTCTACCTGACCTGGATAAACTATTTTCGAGGTTACTATGCGTAAATCATTCGGCAATAAAATCCGATCAAAGAATTAACTATGTTTTGTTGTTAAAAGAAACTTTACAAAGTGTAAAGTCACTAAAGAACATTTTAAACAATGAACCAACAAAAAGTCGTTTGATAACCGAAACCAAACGAATCTTCAACAACGATGCAAATATGGAAATTGAGAGGCTAATCAATGGCTCTATAAATGAAGACTGTGTTTGGGCATCTTCGGCTATACAATTGCTTAATCAGCGCTCATATGCTGTAAAAAGTGATTCTAATGGGCTTTTGGATGTTTCTAGACAAATCTACCAAGAAGTTAAAGAGGAATTTTTCCGTGAAGTAGATGATCTTAGatccaaaaacaaaataaatttAGATCACAACTATGATTCAGCCCGAGGCTTTTATCTCAGAATAAAGagacaagattttactgaGGACATTACTAGCCTTCCAGAAATATTTATTTCaagaacaataaaaaaaaattatattGAATGCACAACCTTAAACATAATTAAGAAAAACTCGAGGTTAAAGGGAGCTatggaagaaattttgcTTTTAAGTGAACAGACAGTTAATGAACTACTTGATAAAATTGCAGCTCACATCTCTGAATTATTTATGATCGCAGAAGCAGTTGCTATCCTGGATTTAGTTTGTTCATTCGCTcataatttgaaagagaacAATTATATAATTCCGacttttggaaaaaatctACTAATCCAAGATTCAAGACATCCACTACTTGAAAAGGTCATAAAGAATTTTGTTCCCAACACTATATCAAGTACGAAAAACAGTTCCAGTTTGCAGATCATAACGGGATGCAATATGAGTGGGAAGTCAGTGTATTTAAAACAGGTTGCCCTAATTTGCATAATGGCCCAAATGGGATCCGGTATATCAGCACGATACGGATCTTTCCCTATTTTCAAGCGTCTGCATGCGAGAGTGTGCAATGATACTATGGAATTGACGTCATCgaattttggttttgaaATGAAGGAAATGGCTTACTTTTTGGATGACATAAATTCAGATACACTCTTAATTTTAGATGAACTTGGTCGAGGTTCAAGCGTTGCCGATGGATTTTGCGTGTCTTTAGCCGTTACTGAACATTTGCTTAGAACAGGAACAACGGTATTTCTTTCTACACACTTTCAAGATATTCCCGAAATTATGTCTAAAAAGCCAGCAGTCTCACATCTTCATATGGATGCAGTAGTACTCAATGACAATTCAATTAAAATGAGATATCATTTAACCCAGAAGTCCGTCACGATAGAAAATAGTGGAA